The genome window GGTTAGCAATCGCAGGTGGTGGCTGTTGTGCGATGTCACCATGCGGCTCCAAAAGAGGCCCAAGACCACTATCTTTGGCCGAATTTAGAGGGGGCTGAGATAAACTAGATGGAGGATCAGGTGGTAGAGGGGGAATCAGAGGTAATTGGACTGGGATTTGTCCGATCGTTGAAGATTTCATGAAGGAAATGGTCACAGCGGCTGACTTTACTCTTCTCTTCCTCTATGTTGATATCTGAGCTCTTCCTGGAAAGCGAATATGGGGGCTAGGGTTTTGAGAAAGTGAAAAGGGGAAGGATAAAGATGATGATGTGTTCTTGAAACCTGGGTTAGAAATAGAAATTAGATTTAAGGGGAGgggaaattacaaaaatacccttgcATGTGATAAATAATTAACCAGGGTTAGGGATGGAGTTAGACataggggccaaaatagttagttatagagaccacgGAGGCACAGTTgttaaaaaatcatattttgggctaatatagtaaaagtgatataaccacaggggccaaaaacgtaatttactcttttaataaataaaagttagtGGAAGCTTATgtaataaaatctaaaaaatcaataAGGGTTGGCGTAATTgttgtcacggccctcggccccggtttgacccggtccagagccgccaggcaggaaatcccgtggtattacatttaagcgacagcggaagtctttttaaaacaggatatTTGTAATATTTAAAATGCCCGTTACATAATCGAgagataaaaccctgtaatttataatagggtgatttcactgggaaatctttattttacaaaacatgtttcgtttatttatttatattgagccacttctctaagcttgttgtgcttcacgacacttttctttgctcacaacagatcacctgaaacatgtttgaaaaaggttttgttagcggggaaatactgagtgaatcattcagtttactgaaaacgacacatttgttataatttacagtattaagagcgattacaatgtttctgatatcaaccaactacccacagtatttgtcactcgacccgtTGGCCCAttcgtccaatggtgtctgtgactatggtcatatcaccccttggctaactcgttgtccaatggtgaagattatcaagtaatgtatacaaaaccccacataccggctgtaatttggtgactacaaagacttaatccctgtaattataactttgaaataaatagggttttggaaataatttgataaaaagagaatgactcacattgcagtttttagcgagcagagtataagcctactgattagccttgtttaacctaatttaaataacaatgcacacaaacttggttagtaactaatacagcagttacgacaattcacgagattaaaccctcataatgattgacaaagtgcaatacttaaatatccaacggattcacaacgaatgacagagtatagcccgagttcgggcagcactcaaacatcatgtcgaaatcacgatgaataacaaagtataaacccaatttgagcagcactcaaacaatcgttggatagttacaatcgatcggacgttgaatcgtaatagcgatcgagttattaccctgttttgcggcagcacttcgtgaattgtgtgtgtcgtggactgtttctgctataactcaaCGTACGTTTGGAATTTTTACGTCGAATCAgtgtcagaattcaagtcccaaggccccctATTTATACCTGAAATTTGTCCCCCttgcgtgtcgcgacagggagacttgtctccttcgcgtggcgcgacgggtaacaatttagggtaggttcgtgtccaaCATAGCCTTAGTGAGTCACAGTTCAACGAAATTTACATTCTACAGCAAGTTATGAAGATAATTGTCatctaggttttaccccccccccctgagttttaggggccctgatcctaattctgtttgttctgaaaattttagggtttatgcagaattacttgggtttctcaattagggtttccttaatagacaattaacatactaagtattaattttagtgagagttgttacaattgTGAATGTTTTAATCAACTTcgaattaaagaaaaataaaactcatcctcaatgaaatacACAAAACTCAACACATTTGGGCTGGGTATTGGTAGGGATAACAATGAATTTCATACACAATTATAAAACCAAATAGAGAAACTAAAAAGGTATTTGACACATTGAGAGCTCTTGTTGAGGTAATGGAAGTCCTtactagggatgagcatttggtatcaAATACCGATCCCGTCCCGATACCATCCCGATCCCAATCCCGAAAATACCGTACCGAATTTTTTCGGTACTGGAAacggtatccactttttggcattttcggtatcggtaccggttcggtacagtgccggtaaaataccgaattttaccttcaaataccgctACCATACCGACATCGTGCCGATACCGTACTGTACCGACatatttcggtatcggtacccagTTTTGGCAAAATTCGGGATCGGGATTTTAGGGATCGGGATTTTCGGAATCGGGACGGTATCAGGACGGGATCgggatttgctcatccctagtccTTACTAAAGATGCCGAGCCTGATGGAGTTGAAAGACGTATCGCAGAAAAGGTATCTCACTTTTCCCTCTATTTATAAACTTGTGTTATTCTTTtcattttaatttatattttactaTTATTGTAGTTAAAAAAGGTTAAAGAAAGGGTCATGGTATCTAGACATCCCCTAAAAATTAGTGTACATCCCTTAATATGAAGTGTATAGCCCAATACGCTTCTTATAGGGTTCAAAAGCAATAAATGCCACAGCAATAGGAACCGTATAGGCCAATACGCTTCCCATTTGTACACTGAACCCCGACACTCTCTGTCATGCAGGCATTTCAGACATAGAAAAGTACTGAAAAGTGAAAGGACTAAAAAGTGAGCCCAACAGGAAGCGTATTGGATAATATGATTCCTTACAGTTACCAGGAAGTGTATTCAGCAATACGCTTCCTATAAAGCTTTGGTTGGTGAACGAATTAAATCAATGGGAAGTGTATTGGGCAATACGCTTCCCATAGGATTTTGGTTGGTGGATGAATTAAATCAATAGGAAGCGTATTGGGCAATACACTTCCCATAGGGACCCAATAGGAAGCGTATAGGGCAATACACTTCATGTTGATACGATGAACGAATATGCTCTAACATGCAGGTAGTTCATAACTAAAAATGTCTGAAAAGCGACCTCAATAGGAAGCGTATAGAGCAATACGATTCCCATATGGACCCATCCGGAAGTGTATAGGGCATTACACTTCTCATAGGGTTTCGTTGGTGGACGAATTAATTCCATACGAAGTGTATTGGGCAATACGATTCCTATCGGACCAGAAACTTTATCTTTGAAATTTATTTGAGTATGTGTACTATTTGAATATGTGTACTATTTGAATATGTGTATTATTGAGTATGTGTAAATTATGAGCTAGTTATGAGCTGGTTAGTGTTACAAACTTGTTATAAATTATTAAACTGTTCACAAGTCACAAGTATAACCGACGAAACCTTAGTGCAATAACCCCAATCTGAAGTTGTAACATCCTGTTTTGTGAaccaataaaattatatttaaaatttataatttatatattgttgAACGACTAAGTAACGAGTAAAATGGTTAGTTGAAATATTTAGTTGAAATATGAGACATCTGTACAAGCCCTGGCTTTTATAAGAGACCGTTtaatataattaaatatattattttatgtaccttactccgtttttaatgaaacttaggttaaaacgtagataaaaatatgctcgttctaatgacatattcgtcgttttataaaacgtcatattttaaaagttatacaagaaaaacgagtgaagcagctgaattaatataactaagctagctagcaagcacgtcaatGTCCCACGTCGCCCAGAAAGGAattgaggtgcctgcttgcttcacatatatataggagttaAATGGTAGGATTTTAGATACACTAAAATTTTAACGGGAACGCTCTAGTATTGAGAATCCCACGTATACGttaccccgttgggtgttgttagtagtcgttttttgagcacgagtaggagcaggagtagggaaactctacatcaacgtgtCGTAGATAGtcttgaggtatactctcgtttaagtttatgtttagttatttattatttatttttagtagttaatattagatTAAATGAATGATCACTGTGTTAATATTACATAAGAAACTAGGGTTTCCGTATTAGGGTTGTAGTCATTATGGTTACGATTCGGTTGGAATGATTGGATGATGAATGTAACTGCTAACAGGAGATGATTAATTGAGCCAGTAACTAAGTTAATATGTGATTAACTGTAACTAGATTTCAGAATGGGTAGTCGTCTACTGTTGACAACGATGAAAGGAAAACCCCCGACGAAAGGCCATAGTGACGAAACTCTCCCCTTGGAGATTCGTCACACACCTCGACGAAACACCCCATTGTTTCGTCACAAGAACCTCCGACGAATCCCTGTAATGTTTCGTCGCCCTTATACCGACGAAACCTATGAAGTTTCGTCACCCGGGAGTTTCGCCATTAGGAACAGGAACTCGTAAACAGACTGTAATTTGGTATGAGTATGATAGTGAATGGTTTCATGTTGATCTGTGATAATGAATAATTACATGTTGGTTTCTTGTCTGTTGATGATGTCTGTTATGTCTAAGGAAAACATGATTCGGCTTTGGGTTAGCACACTTGACTATTGAATATTGATACGAAGCGTACATATGAATGACGAAATTGTATGAGTGGATTAACTGTTATGTGCTATTCGGTGACTGTTACGTGTATGCACACTGTGATTACGAATTATGTGTAAACCTTGTGAAAGTGAAACTGGTTATATACACATGAATACCATAGGGTGTGACTGTCTAAGTGTGAACAAGTAATTactcataccgagcaaaccaaggtgagttcactgctctcttttccaagcatgcatcccagggaagggatatcaggtaacgttccggggaggaatgtcaggttaatgggatgtttgttattactcagttgctatcatataagaccccttacatctaccgatagttgccggggaggcaacgaggttattagttgatagcgctattcggtttggcaccctcacaccaaccaccaccgtcaccgccacccaccaccaccgtcgttGCCACCCACTATTGCCTCAGGCGCCACCAAGAACCACTGACGGCCACCGCTGCCGCGCCCACCACCGCTACTCGTcgccgccaccacccaccaccgccacctctcACCAGCCACAATCACCGCCACCGACCACCACTACCACTCACCGCAGATTTTATTTTATTCCCttgtttttcttgcctaccaaaCAATACACGGTAATAATTTATTTCATTCTCATATGGTAACCAAACACGaaatggaatggtaatgatccattgtaTTCCCTCgttcattccattacctcatccatTCTATTACCCCATACCAGACACACCCTAAATGCGACACCAATAGGAATCGTATAAGGCAACACGATTCCTATTGATACGATGTACCACCTCGCTATGACATACAAGCAGTTCATAACTTAAAAGATCTGAAAAGTGCCCCCAACAGGAAGTGTACAAGGCAATATGGTTTCGTTGTCAGTAAAGTATATGAAGCGTATAGGGCAATACGTTTCCCATGTCAGTAAAGTAAGTAAAGTATAGGAAACGTATTGGGCAATatggttcgtcttggatgggaggcgaggttttaccgattattccactacCATTCCTTCGGGCGGGtagaggtcgggtttccgcgtaTTTGGAAGAGCCAAGAGGCTGGTGGCGGTTGAGTAGTCGACCTTGGACACAACGcccggtgtcacggtggttgACACTCGTTCCtttccgttcaaaaaaaaaaaaaagatgataaGAGCCATATGTTGCTTTTGAAAAAAAATCTATAGGAAGCGTATATGTCTATATGTTTCCTCTGGTCCTATAATCATTGCATGAAAAGTGTCTGAAAAGTTGTACTTCAAGTACACGTATAGGAAGCGTATAAATCAATACGCTTTGACCCAGAGGAACTGTATAGCCCAATACACTTCCTGTAGGGTTAGAGATGTGCAAATAAAAAGAGGGGATGTGTGGATACCGAGAGCCTAAAGAAAATAGATCAAGGATTGTCAGGGGATCTCACGCCTTACAAGATTACTCCTCTTGACGCGCCATCTTTGACTAATGCTATTGGCTTCTATCCAGAAGTAAGTTAATTGACTATTTTAATCCTAGTTATGTCTTACTTGTTTTTCGTTCACTTGAAAGCATTCATGTGATGCACCTTTAGGCATGGCCTTTTTATATAAGgtcttttttgttttcttttgatTCACATGTTAGGGCTGCATTGCGTACCCTAGACATGTTTGATCTTTTGGAATTTGTGTTCGGTTTCATGTTTGGATCCTTTCATAGCCGAATCTTGTTGGTTTTTCAAACTTGTACGAATGATCTGTTACAAATTTTGTTCAGTCATTTTCTTATTCTTATTCACTATGAGATTAGCGGTCCTTTGTGGGCATTTTCTTTTCACTTAGGAATAATGTTTAGATGTTGTCGGTTTAGATTTTATATTTATGGTGACATTACATGTGCAGAAGGACAACATCAGGAATCAACGTGAGAATGTTATTCTTGCTATAGGAAATGCACAATCACGGCTTGGTATACCTGTCGAATCTGATCTAGTGAGTGATGCTATTTGTTTGTTTAAACATTTTCATCAGTTTCTCTAACTAGCGTAATTCAATAGACATGTTGCTGATGTGTAAATTTTATATGGTTTTAGAAAACTGGAAATAGTAGTAAAACTGGGAATAGAAATACAATtgaatttttttactgtttttgacTTTTAGTGGCGGCAAATGTTGTTGCTAAAGGTCAATATGTCACCACAAAAGTGAACAACCTTTAACGGCGACCTCTGCTCTTTAGCGATGGAGCATTAGCGGCAACCCTTTAGTGGCGACAAGTCGCTGCTAAAACCTTTAAGTGGCGACAAATGGGACTTTTAGCAGCGACAATTGTCGTCGCTAAAACTCCGTTTTCCTGTAGTACAACAAGTAAAGactcaaaattaaaaaaaaaaatcctgtAAGTATCACATCATTAGTACTTGGATTTAGAGTTCAAACTAGGTTTATTTACAGCTCTATTTATAATGCTTAAGTTTGACTTTAATTTGTTTTCATATTCGAGCTTAGCTCGTGTATTATTTATTAGTTATTAAATTGTTATATTTATAAccttttatatgtatttttaataataataataatttatatatGGCATAGTATAGATTATTTATAAACTTTATCATTATGTATATTTAATATATTGAAGGGGAATTAGTCTGTAATAATTCCAACTAGACGTCATTAGACATTGCCAATACCACCTTTGAACATTCCTTATGCCAGTCTcacctttcacttatttttcctcCACCGGTCCTGAGTTAAAAAACCTTAACGGAGTTAAGtctttttttttctgaattaacaagctgatgttttagggcttatgattagaacgaggatatgagtcgaatgatgtaaaacttaccttgaaattgTGTTCCAAACGAAGAAAACGGTGCtttaattcgggtgtttaaacttcctattaacaaaaatcaagtcggtGGAGCATCGTTTCGAGATAATTTTTACATCAGTAGACTcatatcctcgttctgatcaaaatccctaaaacgtcaatttgtaattcggaaaaaaagtTTAACTTCGTTAACTTTTTTTAATTGAGGACCAGTGGAGGAAAATAGTTGACAAATGAGACTGGCAGGGGGAATAAAAAAAGATGAGACTACCAATGCTCAATGATGTCTAGTAGGAATTATTAGAGACCAATATCCCTTAAATAAAAGGTAAATAGATAATACAGCTTGTTAAACTCATTTAGGCTCGATTGAATTTTTTAAAGAGCCGATATCAATTGCTTCTCATTTATTTAAGGGTAAAAAGAATATTGAATTTTGGATATGATCCTTAATGTTCACTCTCTTAGTGCTTATTTCTTAACGTGGATGCAACATATATTCAAGAATTAGCGACGAAAGAATACCAGATTTAGAATCTTATATATATTGACATAAAAGCCAAAATAAAGTGTTTCGAGCATCTAGTATCACACAAGTGACATCCTACAAGAAACAAATTATCTACAAACAAAACAATTTCAATAAGATCAGCATCAAacaccccaaaaaaaaaaaaaaacaaaaaaacaaatttcaCCATAAAATCAAATCAGTTTCCTCTCATCTTTCTTTCTCCACATTCATTATAATCTCAGCTCTCAATTGTTATATATTGTGTATTGAATTTAGCTACATTTAGGTCACAAATTAACCTTTAGGGATCCCGCTTCTCAACCTTGGCCATCTGTTGCAAAAGTTGTTCTAAAGTAGCAGAAGGAAAAGAAAGTGTTTCGGGTAGTTGAAGATGATCCGAATCGTTGTCAGGATTTGTAGTCATTGTACCATCGGTTCCTATGTGTGTGACATGTTTCACATCCGTCGGTAATCCTATTTCCAGTTCCGTCTCACTCTCGATGTCTTCAAAGTCTTTGTAAGCTGGAAAAAAGTGACACTAAGGTGAAAACTGAAACTTTGTTTTAAGACAACGCTACTACTAAACTTGGTATTTGCAATCACCAACTAGGTCGCAAATATGTCGCTAAAGGCCTTGTGCGTCCAAAACTGACTACGCAGAAACCTTGTGGCTAATTCGTCTTTGTGATTGTTACCCGACCAAAGTCATATTACGACAGGTTTTAGCGACTACAAGCCTGGTCCCTATATTTTTGACCGACTTGTTTTGCAACTGATTTATGACAACCTAGTTTTGTGAGCGACTTGTTTTGCGACAAAGATTTAGTTTTAAACCAATATGCCATtggttagagcattcacattggaTCCTCCATATTAATGTAAGTGAATAATTATCTATATTATATagagtggttgtgagtggaggagaaaATATGTTACTATTCATTGGTAAATTTGGAGAAAACGATGTTCACCCTCTATAGGTTTTTAGTATTtttaaaagtggttgtgagtggaggagagaaaaTATAATggtaaaagtataaaaaatattatttaattgaaaattaaAGAGAAAATGTAGTAATTTTAGTATAATTATAGATATGGAAAAAGAGAATCCATTGTGAATGTTCTTAGCCACCGggactttaaattatattttttttgcaatttaaccGTTTTCCGACTATTTTGTGCAATTGTGGCCCACAATGAAACAATCATAAAATTAGCGACTGATTTGCGACCGACTTGGATTTGGGTCGCTAGTTTTTTCGTCCAATTTGAATATTATCTAACTAGTGACTAATTCGAATTCGGTTACTTCTATATAACATGTCACATTCCATGAATTATTTCACGTTAGACCCAAGTTGGCTCGACACTCCAAACCCCACACATTCAGGAGTCTCATGTACACCAGAATACCTtacgaaaaaaaaaattactccGTATAAATAACAAACAAATCATGAAACTATAACACTCACCAAAGATCTGGGTAACACTTTTGAATGTGATTCTGATCAACCTATCCACCACCTTTGAAATATCAGATCTACTTGGAGCCTCAAAACTCCAAGATTTCTTAACTTTGACcattgatgaagatgatgagctTTCTCCCTCCATTGTTGCAGCAGGTTTTGATTGATCACCCTTTACTTCAACTGCTCGATCCCAACACCCCATATAAAAAGGAAGCCAAAGAAACCTTGATATCCTCTCTTTCATGACAAACAATCTTTGAATCTTTCACACCAATCTAAACTCAATTGCCTAAACAACTACAAGCTAGCTACACACAAGTTTTAGCTAGATGTCTAAAATGGCTATACAGAATAATGCATACTAGATGTTGAAGAAGGTTGCTGGCTGCAAACATGACTTATTTGTAATTGGTCTTCTTCACTTTAGAAACAAGCTTCCATCATTTGTCAAGGAAtaacttttttcagagaagaaaAAGTAGGGTTGAAAGGAAGGGTGGAGAGAGAGTTGTACATGGTGGAGTGGGAGTTGTACTTTGGTTTGGATTTGGGTTTTGTTTTGGTGTGGAAAAGGGTTTGGTTGGCACTGGTAAGTAGGTTAAAATGTACAATTCAACTAACTGAGTAGTGATTGATGGGCTAATTGTGGAAGGGTTTTATGACGTTACAAACTGAATTATTTGTCATTATGCTCTAAGTGTGTTCATGATTTTTATAGTTAGGTTCATGTGTCACATCTCCATCTTTTGCTTATACTTCAtcaacttttttatttattttggatAAAATAATTGTTTGTATGGATTTATACGACACTTATCGTGTTGGAGAATTTTTTCTACCTTTATGTTAATGAAACACATGAAATTTTTAGTGACATAACTTTagaattatctatatattaaaaaagcaTCCCTATCCCAATGAATACTAACTACTATATATTTGTCACACCCGGTCACGAGGTGTGATCGTGATTGATTCCCATCGCATACGAATTAGCAAACATACTAAATGATTTAAAATAAACTTCAAATGTCATTcatatatttcaaacataaacaTGAGTTAACCAAAGTGTTTACATCACTTCAAAataaaccaagttttaaaagtctACAACATAGTTCAAGTTCTAAAATTACATTAAAGTATATAAATATGGTCTGATAAAAAAACTCACGACTTAAATCTCTTTTGAAATGGGTTCAATTATGAACTAGCTGAGCTGAACTAGTTCAAATGTAAATGAGTTGAGCTTAAACCAAGGTAAATTCACTCGTTAGTTGGCTTGTTTGATCAATCCAATCAGGGACGCAGCTTCCAGTGGGCGGGAGTGAGCGgccgacccccgaacttttcgctcagtagtggagagtatgtagttttcgtatagattttttttggtatatacgtttttgacccctggttttatagaaatttttggatatatacgttttcgacccccggtcaGAAATCTTAAGCTTCACCACTGAATCCAATACTCAAATATTTATATGGTTTTTCTTTCACATATCCACTTTTTGAGTATGTTTTCTACATATTATTTAAAAGTTGTGCGGTTTTGTAAGTTTCAAAAGATTATACATAATAGAGAATTGGATTTTAATAACCCCACCAAGAGGTGGTTGGTGAATATTGATCTCACCTTTGAATATTACCGCGGACAGTCCCACATTTTAAGTATGATTCTCTCATTGCACCTCCGTTAAAAAAACTTCACGGAGTTAAGGTTTTTTCTGAATTTCAAACTGATGTTTTAGGACTTCTGATCAGAATGATGATACGAGTCGATTAATCTAAAACTTAAATCAAAATGGTGCTCCAAACgtcttgatttttgttaattgaaagtttaaacacccgaattaaaGCACCGTTTTCGTTGTTTTGGTCATAATTTCAAGGTtagttttacatcaatcaactcgtatctatctatctatattcttatcaaaagccctaaaaaatcagTTTATAATTCAGGAagaaaaaacttaactccgttaagtttttttaacggatGTGCAATGAGAGAAAATACTTAAAAGGTGGGATTACCAATAATAATATTTAAAGGAGGGACTACCAgtagaattattaaaatccaatttctCTATATAATGACATCAACGGCATGAAAATTATTTCAAGGCTATATTAACTAATATCTTGTCACACATAAATACTATTACTTAAAAAATAATCATTCCCGTTCAAGACTATATTAACTAACATAACCTCTTGTCACACATAAATACTATTACTTAAAAAATAATCATTCCCATAATTTTCTCAGTTTAATCCG of Helianthus annuus cultivar XRQ/B chromosome 1, HanXRQr2.0-SUNRISE, whole genome shotgun sequence contains these proteins:
- the LOC110876932 gene encoding CRIB domain-containing protein RIC4 yields the protein MKERISRFLWLPFYMGCWDRAVEVKGDQSKPAATMEGESSSSSSMVKVKKSWSFEAPSRSDISKVVDRLIRITFKSVTQIFAYKDFEDIESETELEIGLPTDVKHVTHIGTDGTMTTNPDNDSDHLQLPETLSFPSATLEQLLQQMAKVEKRDP